A genomic stretch from Drosophila teissieri strain GT53w unplaced genomic scaffold, Prin_Dtei_1.1 Segkk10_quiver_pilon_scaf, whole genome shotgun sequence includes:
- the LOC122625474 gene encoding sialin isoform X1 gives MKRLEERPEKGNMYNSSGSYTSPQNDVLSERAPPSRQLRDKIPARLVLYFLSWSGFLVSFMMRNDMNFALVAMMSNDNSTQKQSVNESQQILGSGTDDQRTIVKSVIISSFYWCYVLSQVVGGVATELFGTKCVFGWSQLATALCSFMMPSAGQLHYIAVIVLRSIQGFASGLTWPAMYAIVGYWIPLTERSRFMSSFQGFSIGIGLTYPLCGFILSEWGWPYIFYTTGTLGLGWCILWYLLAFNTPREHPRIAEDELNYIELNVRNEVNSNVKIKVPWLQIFKSIPAWAIAVTTFGRIFVHYIFIVNGPTFMGSVLKFNFETNGFLSGVPFICSYISSVFFCYIADKIVLYKVLNLTNVRKVFTALSQIIPGVLIYCIGYIDNVYILLTVWFIAVIFITASYAGAMANIIDLAPNHGHSAAVLAFCQTIHMSASFISPLTAGFIVTQEDSIEQWRRVFEVSAIISILTYLIYQLFGTAEIQTWNKGLPVDDDDSDEGKVLSTAKDNFDNTVGPI, from the exons acAAAATTCCAGCGCGCTTGGTGCTTTATTTTCTGTCGTGGTCTGGCTTTCTGGTCTCTTTTATGATGCGCAATGATATGAATTTTGCATTGGTAGCAATGATGTCGAACGACAATTCAACACAAAAGCAATCTGTTAACGAATCGCAGCAAATTCTg GGTAGTGGCACTGATGACCAAAGAACAATAGTAAAATCTGTTATAATAAGTTCTTTCTATTGGTGCTATGTGTTATCCCAGGTGGTTGGAGGGGTTGCCACAGAATTGTTTGGAACCAAGTGCGTATTTGGATGGTCACAGTTAGCAACAGCTCTATGTAGTTTTATGATGCCGTCAGCCGGGCAATTACATTACATAGCTGTCATTGTGTTACGGTCTATTCAGGGATTTGCCTCTGGTTTGACGTGGCCTGCCATGTATGCAATAGTTGGATATTGGATACCCCTTACGGAACGTTCACGATTTATGTCAAGTTTTCAAGGTTTTAGCATTGGTATTGGTTTAACGTATCCGCTGTGTGGATTTATTTTATCAGAATGGGGTTGgccatatattttttatactacTGGTACTTTAGGGCTTGGATGGTGTATACTATGGTATTTACTTGCTTTTAATACACCACGCGAGCACCCTCGTATTGCTGAAGatgaattaaattatatagaacTTAACGTAAGAAACGAAGTAAACAGCAATGTCAAAATTAAAGTACCTtggctgcaaatatttaaatccaTACCTGCTTGGGCAATTGCTGTAACAACTTTTGGTCGAATATTTgttcattacatttttattgttaatgGTCCGACATTTATGGGaagtgttttaaaatttaattttgaaacaAATGGTTTTCTTTCTGGAGTTCCATTTATTTGCTCATACATATcatcagtttttttttgttatattgcCGACAAAATTGTATTGTATAAGGTTTTAAATCTTACTAATGTAAGAAAAGTATTTACTGCTCTATCACAAATTATTCCAGGGGTGTTAATATACTGTATCGGTTATATAGACaatgtgtatattttgttAACGGTATGGTTTATAGCGGTGATATTTATTACTGCATCTTATGCTGGAGCTATGGCCAATATAATTGACTTAGCGCCAAATCATGGTCATTCCGCAGCTGTTTTAGcattttgccaaacaattCATATGTCTGCGTCTTTTATATCGCCGCTGACGGCTGGATTTATCGTCACCCAAGAG GACTCTATTGAGCAATGGCGAAGAGTGTTTGAGGTGTCCGCAATTATTTCAATACTGACTTATCTAATCTATCAACTTTTCGGGACCGCAGAAATACAGACGTGGAATAAAGGGCTACcagttgatgatgatgattcagATGAAGGAAAGGTTTTATCGACAGCAAAGGATAATTTCGATAATACTGTTGgaccaatttaa
- the LOC122625474 gene encoding sialin isoform X2 gives MYNSSGSYTSPQNDVLSERAPPSRQLRDKIPARLVLYFLSWSGFLVSFMMRNDMNFALVAMMSNDNSTQKQSVNESQQILGSGTDDQRTIVKSVIISSFYWCYVLSQVVGGVATELFGTKCVFGWSQLATALCSFMMPSAGQLHYIAVIVLRSIQGFASGLTWPAMYAIVGYWIPLTERSRFMSSFQGFSIGIGLTYPLCGFILSEWGWPYIFYTTGTLGLGWCILWYLLAFNTPREHPRIAEDELNYIELNVRNEVNSNVKIKVPWLQIFKSIPAWAIAVTTFGRIFVHYIFIVNGPTFMGSVLKFNFETNGFLSGVPFICSYISSVFFCYIADKIVLYKVLNLTNVRKVFTALSQIIPGVLIYCIGYIDNVYILLTVWFIAVIFITASYAGAMANIIDLAPNHGHSAAVLAFCQTIHMSASFISPLTAGFIVTQEDSIEQWRRVFEVSAIISILTYLIYQLFGTAEIQTWNKGLPVDDDDSDEGKVLSTAKDNFDNTVGPI, from the exons acAAAATTCCAGCGCGCTTGGTGCTTTATTTTCTGTCGTGGTCTGGCTTTCTGGTCTCTTTTATGATGCGCAATGATATGAATTTTGCATTGGTAGCAATGATGTCGAACGACAATTCAACACAAAAGCAATCTGTTAACGAATCGCAGCAAATTCTg GGTAGTGGCACTGATGACCAAAGAACAATAGTAAAATCTGTTATAATAAGTTCTTTCTATTGGTGCTATGTGTTATCCCAGGTGGTTGGAGGGGTTGCCACAGAATTGTTTGGAACCAAGTGCGTATTTGGATGGTCACAGTTAGCAACAGCTCTATGTAGTTTTATGATGCCGTCAGCCGGGCAATTACATTACATAGCTGTCATTGTGTTACGGTCTATTCAGGGATTTGCCTCTGGTTTGACGTGGCCTGCCATGTATGCAATAGTTGGATATTGGATACCCCTTACGGAACGTTCACGATTTATGTCAAGTTTTCAAGGTTTTAGCATTGGTATTGGTTTAACGTATCCGCTGTGTGGATTTATTTTATCAGAATGGGGTTGgccatatattttttatactacTGGTACTTTAGGGCTTGGATGGTGTATACTATGGTATTTACTTGCTTTTAATACACCACGCGAGCACCCTCGTATTGCTGAAGatgaattaaattatatagaacTTAACGTAAGAAACGAAGTAAACAGCAATGTCAAAATTAAAGTACCTtggctgcaaatatttaaatccaTACCTGCTTGGGCAATTGCTGTAACAACTTTTGGTCGAATATTTgttcattacatttttattgttaatgGTCCGACATTTATGGGaagtgttttaaaatttaattttgaaacaAATGGTTTTCTTTCTGGAGTTCCATTTATTTGCTCATACATATcatcagtttttttttgttatattgcCGACAAAATTGTATTGTATAAGGTTTTAAATCTTACTAATGTAAGAAAAGTATTTACTGCTCTATCACAAATTATTCCAGGGGTGTTAATATACTGTATCGGTTATATAGACaatgtgtatattttgttAACGGTATGGTTTATAGCGGTGATATTTATTACTGCATCTTATGCTGGAGCTATGGCCAATATAATTGACTTAGCGCCAAATCATGGTCATTCCGCAGCTGTTTTAGcattttgccaaacaattCATATGTCTGCGTCTTTTATATCGCCGCTGACGGCTGGATTTATCGTCACCCAAGAG GACTCTATTGAGCAATGGCGAAGAGTGTTTGAGGTGTCCGCAATTATTTCAATACTGACTTATCTAATCTATCAACTTTTCGGGACCGCAGAAATACAGACGTGGAATAAAGGGCTACcagttgatgatgatgattcagATGAAGGAAAGGTTTTATCGACAGCAAAGGATAATTTCGATAATACTGTTGgaccaatttaa